A region from the Muribaculum gordoncarteri genome encodes:
- a CDS encoding type II toxin-antitoxin system HicB family antitoxin — MGYLKYKGYTGSVEFSEEDDCLFGKVQGLHGTLISYEGDTVEEIRADFEGAVDDYLESCKERGIEPAKPYSGKFIVRMTSDLHSRVAAMAEATGTTINEFITRAVTHELDHSATAS; from the coding sequence ATGGGATATTTAAAATATAAAGGTTACACAGGTTCGGTGGAGTTCAGCGAAGAGGATGATTGCTTATTTGGAAAAGTACAAGGGCTTCACGGCACACTCATCTCCTATGAAGGGGATACTGTCGAAGAGATAAGAGCTGATTTTGAGGGTGCAGTAGACGATTATCTCGAAAGCTGTAAAGAACGCGGCATAGAACCGGCAAAGCCATATAGTGGCAAATTCATTGTCAGGATGACATCCGACCTGCACAGTCGTGTTGCTGCAATGGCTGAAGCAACCGGGACGACAATAAACGAGTTTATAACCCGTGCCGTAACGCATGAGCTTGACCACAGCGCAACCGCTTCATAA
- a CDS encoding type II toxin-antitoxin system HicA family toxin yields the protein MSKKEKLIARLLSCPKDFSYDEARTLLCALGFEERNKGKTSGSRVEFVRGKDTILLHKPHPSGELKPYQVR from the coding sequence ATGAGCAAGAAAGAAAAGCTAATAGCGCGCCTCCTGTCATGCCCGAAAGACTTCTCCTACGATGAAGCCCGAACTCTCTTGTGTGCTTTGGGTTTTGAAGAACGAAATAAGGGTAAAACATCGGGTTCAAGAGTTGAATTTGTAAGAGGCAAGGACACTATATTGTTACATAAGCCTCATCCGTCGGGCGAGTTGAAGCCTTACCAAGTGAGGTAA
- a CDS encoding tetratricopeptide repeat protein, translating to MNSKFCYALILGSALVFTGCGKKMNQFRADYFSVNPNPLEVVGEKVPATVTGKIPGKFFVKNAEVTVTPYLEFNGTEIASTPYTFQGEKVRGNNPVISYDGGGTVTIPVSYNYNPEMIKSNLSLAFTVRQGGKQYALPRVKVADGVVATAALADAATVSPAIAPDKFQRIINEKFDADIKFLINQANIRDGQLRTAEMNNLHQEIAEANEDNRREIKEINITSYASPDGGVELNTRLAENREKNTKSYVQNKLKKDNISEFGELTANFTPQDWEGFQRLVAASNIQDKELILSVLSMYKDPEQREREIRNLSSVFDQLAEEILPQLRYSRITASIDVIGKSDEEIMNIYSLNPKALSVDEILYAATLTDNNDKRLQIYDTAIELYPKDYRAYNNLGMCQYIDQDYEAAEANFAQAARLAPESGEAQMNLGLVSLLNKNYKEATAKFGNAAGVPALGDALGVYYMKQGDYNSAIRAFGDSKTNNAALAQILNKDYSKAKNTLSGVVHPNATTFYITAILGARTNNEKMVMNNLRQAIKLDKSLAAKAQNDLEFAKFNLRNL from the coding sequence ATGAACAGCAAATTTTGCTATGCGCTCATTTTGGGCAGTGCTTTAGTTTTTACAGGTTGTGGCAAGAAGATGAATCAGTTCAGAGCTGATTACTTCTCGGTCAATCCCAATCCGCTTGAGGTGGTGGGTGAAAAGGTGCCCGCAACCGTTACAGGTAAAATCCCGGGAAAATTCTTTGTGAAGAATGCTGAGGTTACGGTGACTCCCTACCTTGAATTCAACGGAACCGAAATCGCATCGACCCCCTACACATTCCAGGGCGAGAAGGTGCGCGGTAACAATCCGGTAATCAGCTACGACGGTGGCGGTACAGTGACCATCCCCGTTAGCTATAACTACAATCCCGAGATGATTAAGAGCAATCTCAGCCTGGCATTCACAGTGCGTCAGGGTGGTAAGCAGTATGCTCTTCCGCGCGTTAAGGTGGCCGACGGTGTTGTGGCTACCGCCGCTCTTGCCGATGCCGCTACAGTGTCGCCTGCAATTGCTCCCGACAAGTTCCAGCGCATCATCAACGAGAAATTTGATGCCGATATAAAGTTCCTTATAAATCAGGCCAATATACGTGACGGTCAGCTGCGCACAGCCGAGATGAATAACCTCCATCAGGAGATTGCCGAGGCTAATGAGGACAATCGTCGCGAAATCAAGGAAATAAACATCACTTCTTATGCATCGCCCGATGGTGGTGTAGAGCTGAACACCCGTTTGGCCGAGAATCGTGAGAAGAATACCAAGAGCTATGTTCAGAACAAGCTTAAGAAGGACAACATCTCGGAATTCGGTGAATTGACCGCCAACTTCACTCCTCAGGACTGGGAAGGTTTCCAGCGTCTTGTTGCAGCAAGCAATATCCAGGATAAGGAGTTGATTCTCAGTGTTCTTTCAATGTATAAGGATCCCGAGCAGCGCGAGCGTGAAATACGTAACCTTTCATCAGTGTTTGATCAGCTTGCCGAGGAGATTCTTCCCCAGTTGCGTTACTCTCGCATCACTGCATCAATCGATGTAATAGGCAAGAGCGACGAGGAGATCATGAACATCTACTCCTTGAATCCCAAGGCTCTCTCGGTTGACGAGATACTTTATGCAGCAACGCTGACCGACAATAACGACAAGCGTCTTCAGATTTATGATACTGCCATCGAGCTTTATCCCAAGGATTATCGTGCTTACAACAACCTTGGTATGTGTCAGTACATCGACCAGGACTATGAGGCTGCTGAAGCCAACTTCGCTCAGGCTGCACGCCTCGCTCCCGAAAGCGGTGAGGCTCAGATGAACCTCGGACTTGTGTCGTTGCTCAACAAGAACTACAAGGAGGCTACAGCCAAGTTTGGTAACGCAGCCGGTGTTCCCGCTCTTGGTGACGCTCTTGGTGTTTACTACATGAAGCAGGGCGACTACAATTCAGCCATACGTGCATTTGGCGACAGCAAGACCAACAACGCCGCTCTTGCCCAGATTCTCAACAAGGATTACAGTAAGGCTAAGAATACACTTTCAGGTGTGGTTCACCCCAATGCTACTACGTTCTATATAACCGCAATACTTGGTGCCCGCACCAACAATGAAAAGATGGTTATGAACAACCTTCGTCAGGCTATAAAGCTCGACAAGTCACTTGCAGCCAAGGCTCAGAACGACCTTGAGTTTGCAAAGTTCAACCTCCGCAATCTCTAA